The Catenulispora sp. GP43 genome contains the following window.
GCCCGGGCCTGTCCACCACGGACCGGACCGCGCTGAACAACGCCGCGGACACGCTGGACGGCATCATCCAGACCGCGGCCCAGAACGCCGGCGACTCCTACGCCGACGTGAAGAGCCGGTTCTCCGGCCACGAGCTGTGCGACTTCTTCAACGAGTGGCTGCACTCGGTGAACGTCACCGACGTCACCGAGTCCTACCACCCGACCGCCGACGGCCAGTCCGGCGCCTACCTGCCGGCGATGGACTCCGTCACCGGCTGAGAAGCGCACCGAGCGCATCCCTGATACGCGGACCGCGCCGGCCCCACGGAGGGGGCCGGCGCGGTCTGTCGTCTCCGCGTTCGTTTCCGCGTTCGTCTGCGCGTCGGCGCGCTCACAGCTCCCGCAGGACCGCCGGCAGCCGGGTGTGCCGCGGCCGGTCCGGCACGTTGGCCACGGCCTGCGGCAGCGCCGAGCCGGCGCCGTGCACGATCGACAGGTGCCGCTCGGCCAGCCCGCACAGGCCGTAGACCAGGGCCCGGGTCAGGCTGCCGGAGGACGGGCCGTCCAGCACCACCACCGCCGCCGGCCAGGTGCCGCCCAGCGCCTCGCGCGCGGTCAGCGCCTGGACCTGCTCGGTCCCCAGGCGCTCGCGCAGCGCCCGGGTGACGGTCTCGGCGCCGGCCTCGCCGCCGGCCCGGATGGTCACCACCTGGATGTCCTCCGGGGCCAGCCCGAAGGTGCGCGGGATGGAGTCGGCGGCCAGCTGCACGGCGCGCGCCACCGCCTCGGAGGCGTCCCGCACCGGCACGATCACCAGCCGCTTCTCCGGGTCCTGCTCCGGCGGCGGCAGCTCGCCCTCGCGCAGCGAGAAACGCAGGTCGGTCAGCGGATGCGGCTCGGAGTCGGCGGCGCGCACCCGCGGCACCCGGCCGTCGGAGGTGTAGGCCATCAGCGATTCCGAGCGGGTCTCGACCAGGTCGCGGAACGGCTGGCCGGGGCCGGCCGGGCCGGGCTCGGCGGGGTCGCCGGCCAGCAGCACGCGCATGCCCTCGGGGACCGCGTCGAGCAGCGCGGCCAGGGCCTCGGCGTCGATCTGGTGGGCCGCGGAGACGACGACCAGGCCGGGCTGGGGCTCGGCGAACGCGACGGCCGGGGGTTCGGGGGCGGCTTCGGGCTCTGCTTCGGTGGCGGCTCCGGCCCCGGCACCTGCCTCAGCGCCGGTATCGGATTCGGCACCAGTTTCGGATTCGGCACCGGCACCGGCACCGGCACCGGCACCGGCTTCGGAATCAACCGAGGCCGCGGCGCCCGCATCGCCATCGGCGGCTGCCGCGGTCGCCGAGTCGCCCGCGGCGCGCTGGCCGGGCACCTTCTCAGCGTCCGCCGCCTCTCCGCGCCCGAGCGAGGCCAGATACTCCTGGACTGACAGCACCGTCAGCTCGGTCCCGCCGAGCTCCCGGTTCAGCGTCCGCACGCTCGCGGCGTTCCCGCCGATTATCGCCACCGGCACCCCGGCCGCCGCGGCGGCCTCGGCGAACCCGGCGATCTGCGCCGTCTTGGCGATCCCCGGCGCGGTGGCGACGAGCGTCAGGCCGTAGGACCCGACCGTGTCGCGCAGCTCGCCGTGGATCCGGTCGCCGGAGGCGTCCAGCCGGTCCCAGGCCTCGCCGAGCGGCTCCGGCGTGGCCAGCAGCCGCTGTACGGCCTCGCCGACGCCCTCCTCGGCGAACGCGTAGCGCTCCCTGCTGATCATCAGGCCGGAGGCGCCGCTCGACTCCTCCGAGCCGCCGTTGCCGTCCTCGTCCTCCTCCTCGCCGGCGTTGGAGAACGCGAGCATGTCGCCCTCCTCCAGCGCCGCCTGAAGCGCCCCGGCCGGGTCGCCGAAGCCGAGGCTGCCCAGCGCCGAGCACAGCACGTCGGCCGGCTGCGCGGTGTGCCCGTCCAGGGCCGCGCGGTCCAGCAGCCAGCCCAGCACCGCCCGCGCGCGGCGCGGGTCCTGCGGGCCCGCGGTGCCGCCGAGCACGCTGCGCGCGAACCCGTCGGCGGCCTCGGGGCGCACCCCGGGCACCCCGAGGATCAGCCACGGGTCGGCGGCCAGCCGGGCCGCGGCCTGCTCGCCGAGCGCCGCGGCCACCCGCGGGGCCAGGTCGCCCGGGGCCCCGGCGGAGGCCAGGAGCTCGTCCAGGGACGGTGCGTCGGGTTCGGTCATCGTCACTTCTCGTCCTATCCGTCCTGCGGTGCGGTGGTACTGGATCTAGCTGGGTCTACAGGTTCTGCGAGTGCTGGGACACCAGCCGCGGCCGGGCCGGCTGCCAGGTGTGCTCCGGGTACCCGATGTCGGGCTCGGAGACGTCGTCGAGCGCCTCGCGGATCTCCCGGGGCAGCGTCAGCTGCTCGGCGCTCAGGCAGCCGCGCAGCTGGGCCACGGTGCGCGGGCCGACGATCGGGGCGGTGACGCCGGGCCGGTCGCGGACCCAGGCCAGCGCCACCTCCAGCGGGGCCACGCCCAGGCCGTCGGAGGCGATCATCACCGCGTCGACGATGCCGTCGCTCGGGCCGTCCAGGTAGGGCTCGACGAAGGGGGCGAACATCGCCGAGGCGGCGCGGGAGTCGGCCGGCACCCCGGAGCGGTACTTGCCGGTCAGCACCCCGCGGCCCAGCGGGGACCAGGGGAGCAGGCCGATGCCCAGGTCCACGGCGGCCGGCTGCACCTCGCGCTCGATGCCGCGCTGCAGCAGCGAGTACTCCATCTGGGCCGAGGCGATCGGGGCCCGGCCGAAGTCGGCGGACTGCCAGGTCGCGGCGCGCGCCAGCTGCCAGCCGGGGTAGTTGCACACGCCGACGTAGCGGGCCTTGCCGCTGGACACGGCGGTGTCCAGCGCGGACAGGGTCTCCTCCAGCGGGGTGGCGGGGTCGTAGGCGTGCAGCTGCCACAGGTCGATGTAGTCGGTGCCCAGGCGCTTGAGGGAGCCCTCCAGGGCGTTCAGGAGGTGGCGGCGGGAGGCGTCGAAGCGGCGCGGGCCGAACGGGACGCTCACCGCCTTGGTGGCGATCACCACGTCGGACCGGATGCCCTCGACCATCCGGCCGATGATGTACTCGGCGTCGCCGTCGCCGTACACGTCGGCGGTGTCGATCAGG
Protein-coding sequences here:
- a CDS encoding aldo/keto reductase, which encodes MEQRHLGRTGLRVSRLGLGTMTWGRDTDEHEAADQLKTFLDAGGTLIDTADVYGDGDAEYIIGRMVEGIRSDVVIATKAVSVPFGPRRFDASRRHLLNALEGSLKRLGTDYIDLWQLHAYDPATPLEETLSALDTAVSSGKARYVGVCNYPGWQLARAATWQSADFGRAPIASAQMEYSLLQRGIEREVQPAAVDLGIGLLPWSPLGRGVLTGKYRSGVPADSRAASAMFAPFVEPYLDGPSDGIVDAVMIASDGLGVAPLEVALAWVRDRPGVTAPIVGPRTVAQLRGCLSAEQLTLPREIREALDDVSEPDIGYPEHTWQPARPRLVSQHSQNL
- a CDS encoding helix-hairpin-helix domain-containing protein, which codes for MTEPDAPSLDELLASAGAPGDLAPRVAAALGEQAAARLAADPWLILGVPGVRPEAADGFARSVLGGTAGPQDPRRARAVLGWLLDRAALDGHTAQPADVLCSALGSLGFGDPAGALQAALEEGDMLAFSNAGEEEDEDGNGGSEESSGASGLMISRERYAFAEEGVGEAVQRLLATPEPLGEAWDRLDASGDRIHGELRDTVGSYGLTLVATAPGIAKTAQIAGFAEAAAAAGVPVAIIGGNAASVRTLNRELGGTELTVLSVQEYLASLGRGEAADAEKVPGQRAAGDSATAAAADGDAGAAASVDSEAGAGAGAGAGAESETGAESDTGAEAGAGAGAATEAEPEAAPEPPAVAFAEPQPGLVVVSAAHQIDAEALAALLDAVPEGMRVLLAGDPAEPGPAGPGQPFRDLVETRSESLMAYTSDGRVPRVRAADSEPHPLTDLRFSLREGELPPPEQDPEKRLVIVPVRDASEAVARAVQLAADSIPRTFGLAPEDIQVVTIRAGGEAGAETVTRALRERLGTEQVQALTAREALGGTWPAAVVVLDGPSSGSLTRALVYGLCGLAERHLSIVHGAGSALPQAVANVPDRPRHTRLPAVLREL